A genomic window from Natrinema sp. HArc-T2 includes:
- a CDS encoding DUF5658 family protein: MSSEGAVPWRLLPGDISSGGLERLLWVVVAVALIADVVTTFVGLQLGLSESNPAARGAIEGHGVAGMLALKAFAISVGLVCRLLLERPYRPIVPVGLAVPWLVAATLNTYMISVVL; the protein is encoded by the coding sequence ATGAGCTCCGAGGGAGCGGTTCCGTGGCGCCTCCTGCCGGGAGACATCTCGTCCGGTGGTCTCGAGCGCCTGCTCTGGGTGGTCGTCGCGGTTGCCCTGATCGCAGACGTCGTGACGACGTTCGTCGGTCTCCAGCTCGGACTTTCCGAGTCGAACCCGGCAGCACGTGGGGCGATCGAGGGGCACGGAGTGGCCGGTATGCTCGCCCTGAAGGCGTTTGCAATCTCCGTCGGTCTCGTCTGTCGGCTCCTCCTCGAGCGCCCGTATCGCCCGATCGTTCCGGTCGGACTCGCGGTCCCGTGGCTGGTGGCTGCGACCCTGAACACCTACATGATCTCGGTCGTCCTCTAA
- a CDS encoding phytoene/squalene synthase family protein, producing MTTGQPEPPTDGDLEWCYDAVHGVSRTFSITIDRLEEPMARHICLGYLLCRIADTIEDAGHIPPETQTELLSTYDELLDPDAEQSVAAFMDDVEPWIPDERTDDWDVVAETPRVLRTFESLDEKPREIMREPVRELVDGMAMFTDRYANEGGLRLQTIEELEEYCWYAAGTVGTLITGLVARGSSQERAEEMRENARSFALLLQLVNIAKDVDDDYHEENNVYLPAEWLAAEDVDVEAVTDEAHQGGVTNVIKRVTGRAERYLDDAQRYLEIVPEQHGNRLSAWAIPYLLAVGTLRELRERPEDVVREGDVKVSRAEVYELLQQFEDGVSRSRLDELRAEMSEQPLHQ from the coding sequence ATGACCACGGGCCAGCCCGAACCACCCACCGATGGCGACCTCGAGTGGTGTTACGATGCGGTTCATGGCGTTTCGCGAACCTTTTCGATCACGATCGATCGGCTCGAGGAGCCGATGGCGAGACATATCTGTCTCGGATATCTCTTATGCAGAATTGCGGATACGATCGAGGATGCGGGACACATCCCACCGGAGACCCAGACCGAACTGCTCTCGACGTACGACGAGTTGCTCGATCCCGATGCCGAGCAGTCGGTCGCGGCGTTCATGGACGACGTCGAACCCTGGATCCCCGACGAGCGCACCGATGACTGGGACGTCGTCGCCGAGACGCCGCGCGTGCTGCGGACGTTCGAGTCGCTCGACGAGAAGCCCCGCGAGATCATGCGCGAACCGGTCCGGGAACTCGTCGACGGGATGGCGATGTTTACCGACCGCTACGCCAACGAGGGCGGCCTACGTCTGCAGACGATCGAGGAACTCGAGGAGTACTGCTGGTACGCCGCCGGCACCGTCGGCACCCTGATCACCGGCCTGGTCGCCCGGGGCAGCTCACAGGAGCGTGCCGAGGAGATGCGCGAAAACGCCCGCTCGTTTGCTCTCCTGTTGCAACTGGTCAACATCGCGAAAGACGTCGACGACGACTACCACGAGGAGAACAACGTGTATCTCCCCGCCGAATGGCTCGCGGCGGAGGACGTCGACGTCGAGGCCGTCACCGACGAAGCCCACCAGGGCGGTGTCACGAACGTCATCAAGCGCGTGACGGGCCGCGCCGAACGCTACCTCGACGACGCCCAGCGCTATCTCGAGATCGTCCCCGAACAGCACGGCAACCGCCTCTCGGCGTGGGCGATCCCCTATCTGCTGGCGGTCGGTACGCTCCGGGAGCTACGCGAACGTCCCGAGGACGTCGTCCGCGAGGGTGACGTCAAGGTCTCTCGCGCCGAGGTGTACGAACTGCTCCAGCAGTTCGAGGACGGCGTCTCCCGATCGCGCCTCGACGAGCTTCGCGCGGAGATGTCGGAACAGCCACTTCATCAGTGA
- a CDS encoding class 1 fructose-bisphosphatase, with amino-acid sequence MTVSDPVVEKIVSTIGRSATEIRQGLIGRRGTVDEENPSGETQAEADVWADELLGDRLAELEGVGQYASEERADVIDCGGNPDESGAYAVAVDPLDGSSNLKSNNTMGTIFGVYDAAVPARGDTLVAAGFVLYGPITTMVIATDETVAEYELSGGERTLVDRDLTLPDEPVVYGFGGRVPDWPDDFRAHAREIESELKLRYGGALIGDVNQVLTYGGTFGYPALESRPEGKLRLQFEGNPIGYVVEQAGGRSSDGIQSLLTVEPDGLHDRTPVHVGNAELIDRLEDALA; translated from the coding sequence ATGACGGTCTCGGACCCAGTCGTCGAGAAGATCGTCTCGACGATCGGTCGCTCGGCGACCGAGATCCGGCAGGGATTGATCGGTCGGCGCGGCACGGTCGACGAGGAAAACCCAAGCGGCGAGACCCAGGCCGAAGCCGACGTCTGGGCCGACGAGCTACTCGGCGATCGGCTGGCCGAACTCGAGGGCGTCGGGCAGTACGCCAGCGAGGAACGGGCCGACGTCATCGACTGTGGCGGCAATCCCGACGAGTCGGGTGCCTACGCCGTGGCGGTCGATCCGCTGGATGGCTCCTCGAACCTCAAATCGAACAACACGATGGGGACGATCTTCGGCGTCTACGACGCCGCGGTGCCTGCTCGCGGTGACACGCTCGTGGCCGCCGGCTTCGTCCTCTACGGGCCGATCACGACGATGGTGATCGCGACCGATGAGACCGTCGCCGAGTACGAACTCTCCGGCGGCGAGCGCACGCTCGTCGACCGCGATCTCACGCTGCCCGACGAGCCGGTCGTCTACGGCTTCGGCGGTCGCGTCCCCGACTGGCCCGACGACTTCCGCGCACACGCCCGCGAGATTGAATCCGAACTCAAACTCCGGTATGGCGGTGCGCTCATCGGCGACGTCAATCAGGTGCTGACCTACGGTGGGACATTCGGCTACCCTGCTCTCGAGTCCCGGCCCGAAGGCAAACTTCGGCTGCAGTTCGAGGGGAACCCGATCGGCTACGTCGTCGAGCAGGCCGGCGGGCGCTCTTCGGATGGGATCCAGTCGCTGCTGACCGTCGAGCCTGACGGCCTCCACGATCGGACGCCGGTCCACGTCGGCAACGCCGAGCTGATCGACCGGCTCGAGGACGCACTCGCGTAG
- a CDS encoding thiol-disulfide oxidoreductase DCC family protein, translated as MSDANPDDNPVVLFDGVCNLCNGFVQFILPRDTDGRFRFASLQSDVGQELLADHGLPTDELESVVLIEGDDCYTKSDAVIRIARLLGGVYTLLGPFRFLPRQLRDWAYDFVAARRYRWFGKKDQCTMPPSDVSVGERFLE; from the coding sequence ATGAGCGATGCGAACCCGGACGACAACCCGGTCGTCCTCTTCGACGGCGTCTGCAACCTCTGTAACGGGTTCGTCCAGTTTATCCTCCCACGGGACACGGACGGGCGCTTCCGCTTTGCATCCCTCCAGTCCGACGTCGGCCAGGAACTGTTGGCTGACCACGGCCTCCCGACGGACGAACTCGAGTCGGTGGTCCTCATCGAGGGTGACGACTGCTACACGAAGTCAGATGCAGTCATCCGCATCGCGAGGCTCCTCGGCGGTGTCTATACCCTGCTCGGCCCGTTTCGATTCCTGCCGCGTCAGCTCCGTGACTGGGCGTACGACTTCGTCGCCGCCCGCCGCTACCGCTGGTTCGGGAAGAAAGACCAGTGTACGATGCCACCGAGCGACGTCAGCGTTGGTGAGCGGTTTCTCGAGTGA
- a CDS encoding long-chain fatty acid--CoA ligase, translated as MPGGTSQTLRPFLWRATNLYPDTEIVSRNHDGLQRYTYSEYEARTCQLANALEAVGIESGDRVATFCWNHSRHFETYFAVPSMGAQLHTINPLLPDAHIQYIVDNADDQLIFVDPSFAPKLAGAVADADDEFDGVDFVVMGSEESDDLEATPYELFIEDHESDYDWPDVDEDQPAGMCYTSGTTGNPKGVEYTQQMLWSHTMASQTPQGIPMADDDVVMPVVPMFHVNAWGMPFTATAGGAKQVFPGPSPEPADLAGLIEDEGVTISAGVPTVWLGLMDYCSENEVDLSALETVIVGGSAAPKAMIEWFDEQGVEVLHAWGMTETAPIGSVSHLKADLQDADYDTQIDKRSKQGLMAPGLEFKVIGDDGEEIAWNGEAFGELWIRGPWVTTEYFKRPEANETDFEDGWLKTGDVVTVDEDGYIQIVDREKDVIKSGGEWISSVELENAIMAHDDVAEAAVVGVPHERWQERPVAFVVPGEDADRESLPDEIDDMLAEEYPKWWLPDEIEFIKQVPKTATGKFSKKDIREEYADQSLVEGQVPDEAAPDRD; from the coding sequence ATGCCAGGCGGAACAAGTCAAACACTGCGACCGTTTTTGTGGCGTGCAACAAACCTGTATCCTGACACGGAGATCGTTTCCCGCAATCACGACGGACTCCAGCGATACACCTACAGCGAGTACGAAGCACGGACGTGCCAACTCGCGAACGCGCTCGAGGCGGTCGGTATCGAATCGGGCGATCGGGTCGCCACGTTCTGCTGGAATCACTCGCGGCACTTCGAGACCTACTTCGCCGTGCCATCGATGGGCGCACAACTTCACACGATCAATCCGTTACTCCCCGACGCACACATCCAGTACATCGTCGACAACGCCGACGATCAGCTCATTTTCGTCGACCCATCGTTCGCCCCGAAGCTCGCGGGCGCGGTCGCCGACGCCGACGACGAGTTCGACGGCGTCGACTTCGTCGTTATGGGCAGCGAGGAATCAGACGACCTCGAGGCGACGCCCTACGAGCTGTTCATCGAGGACCACGAGTCAGACTACGACTGGCCCGATGTCGACGAGGATCAGCCGGCAGGGATGTGTTACACCTCGGGGACGACCGGCAACCCGAAAGGCGTCGAATACACCCAGCAGATGCTCTGGAGCCACACGATGGCCTCCCAGACGCCACAGGGGATCCCGATGGCAGACGACGACGTCGTCATGCCCGTCGTCCCGATGTTCCACGTCAACGCCTGGGGGATGCCGTTTACGGCGACCGCAGGCGGTGCCAAGCAGGTCTTCCCTGGCCCATCACCCGAACCCGCGGACCTCGCCGGCCTCATCGAAGACGAGGGCGTGACGATCAGCGCCGGCGTCCCGACCGTCTGGCTCGGGTTGATGGACTATTGTTCGGAAAACGAGGTCGATCTCTCGGCGCTCGAGACCGTCATCGTCGGCGGCTCGGCGGCGCCGAAAGCGATGATCGAGTGGTTCGACGAGCAGGGTGTCGAGGTCCTTCACGCATGGGGGATGACCGAAACGGCCCCGATCGGATCGGTCTCTCATCTCAAAGCCGACCTACAGGATGCGGACTATGACACCCAGATCGACAAGCGCAGTAAACAGGGGCTGATGGCTCCCGGCCTCGAGTTCAAAGTGATCGGCGACGACGGCGAGGAAATCGCCTGGAACGGCGAGGCGTTCGGCGAGCTGTGGATTCGCGGGCCATGGGTGACGACGGAGTATTTCAAACGGCCCGAAGCGAACGAGACGGACTTCGAAGACGGCTGGCTCAAGACTGGCGACGTCGTCACCGTCGACGAGGACGGCTACATCCAGATCGTCGACCGCGAAAAAGACGTGATCAAATCCGGCGGCGAGTGGATCTCCTCGGTCGAACTCGAGAACGCGATCATGGCCCACGACGACGTCGCCGAGGCAGCCGTCGTCGGCGTCCCACACGAGCGCTGGCAAGAGCGGCCAGTTGCGTTCGTCGTCCCTGGCGAGGATGCAGACCGCGAGTCGTTGCCCGACGAAATCGACGACATGCTTGCCGAGGAGTACCCCAAATGGTGGCTGCCCGACGAGATCGAATTCATCAAGCAAGTGCCGAAGACGGCGACGGGCAAGTTCTCCAAGAAGGACATCCGCGAGGAGTACGCCGACCAGTCGCTCGTCGAGGGACAGGTTCCGGACGAGGCTGCCCCGGATCGCGACTGA
- a CDS encoding class I fructose-bisphosphate aldolase, whose amino-acid sequence MIPIDDSPIVRDGKSLILAMDHGLEHGPVDFEDVPEKLDPSTVFETATHDAVTAMAVQKGIAEGYYPSYEDDVNLLLKLNGTSNLWMGEPDSAVNCSVDYAAELGADALGFTVYGGSNNEIEMVEEFRDAQEKGREYDLPMVMWSYPRGQGLKNDTKPSTISYATRLALELGADIAKVKYPGSKDAMAHAVQCAGDMKVVMSGGSKTSDYEFLSTVEAVIDAGAKGLAVGRNVWQREDPTRLLDALEQVIYEEKTADAALEATE is encoded by the coding sequence ATGATTCCGATCGACGACTCTCCGATCGTTCGCGACGGTAAGTCACTGATTCTGGCGATGGACCACGGACTCGAGCACGGCCCAGTCGACTTCGAGGATGTGCCGGAGAAACTCGACCCGTCGACGGTTTTCGAGACGGCAACTCACGACGCCGTCACCGCGATGGCGGTCCAGAAGGGGATCGCGGAGGGATACTACCCTAGCTACGAGGACGACGTAAACCTGCTGTTGAAGCTAAACGGCACGTCGAACCTCTGGATGGGCGAGCCCGACTCGGCGGTCAACTGCTCGGTCGACTACGCCGCTGAACTGGGTGCCGATGCGCTCGGCTTTACTGTCTACGGCGGCTCGAACAACGAGATCGAGATGGTCGAGGAGTTCCGCGACGCCCAGGAGAAGGGCCGCGAGTACGACCTCCCGATGGTCATGTGGTCGTACCCGCGCGGACAGGGCCTGAAAAACGACACCAAGCCCTCGACGATCTCCTATGCGACCCGGCTAGCGCTCGAGCTGGGTGCCGACATCGCGAAGGTCAAATACCCCGGTAGCAAGGACGCGATGGCCCACGCCGTCCAGTGTGCCGGCGACATGAAAGTCGTCATGTCCGGCGGCTCCAAAACGTCGGACTACGAGTTCCTCTCGACCGTCGAGGCCGTCATCGACGCCGGTGCGAAGGGTCTCGCCGTTGGCCGCAACGTCTGGCAGCGCGAGGACCCCACTCGGCTGCTTGACGCACTCGAGCAGGTCATCTACGAGGAGAAAACCGCCGACGCTGCACTCGAGGCGACCGAATAG
- a CDS encoding Cdc6/Cdc18 family protein: MAEQTSGDPLFRSHDPIFNRKELLHVGHVPDEDRIVGRDDEIQSVAAEVGAITRGDPPNNVMIYGKTGTGKSLISRHVATRAQDAARSNEIDCAVLYVDCSEANTETRATRQLALSLKEQTGYQQNIPLRGVGTMEYYQHIWGILEDCFDAVIVILDEIDKLDNSNILMQLSRAREAQKTDTYIGVIGISNKVQYRETLDERIDSSFGHRELFFHPYDASQLREIMRNREDAFQPDVLEGGTIELCAALAAKKHGDARKAIEILKEAGELARRTGSETVSESHIQQAQEVAEINRIEELTSGATVHAKLALYALASRIITGGRETYKTREIYERYVGICELVANDPITENGLYRQLKEQAFLGVIESEKTGGGRSQGSYLLHRLVTDPKHIVKAVRRDSSLEELPTYDQLHETSPSATNRDLDLDSFA; encoded by the coding sequence ATGGCTGAGCAGACCAGTGGGGACCCACTTTTCCGATCTCACGATCCTATCTTTAATCGGAAAGAACTCCTCCACGTCGGTCACGTTCCGGACGAAGATCGCATCGTCGGACGTGACGACGAGATCCAATCCGTCGCGGCTGAGGTCGGCGCGATCACGCGCGGTGATCCACCGAACAACGTGATGATCTACGGAAAGACCGGGACCGGTAAGAGTCTCATCTCCCGACACGTCGCGACTCGAGCCCAGGACGCCGCCCGAAGCAACGAGATCGACTGTGCCGTTCTCTACGTCGACTGTTCGGAAGCGAACACTGAAACCCGCGCGACACGACAGTTGGCGCTCAGTTTGAAAGAGCAGACCGGCTATCAACAGAATATCCCACTACGGGGCGTCGGGACGATGGAGTATTACCAGCACATCTGGGGCATTCTCGAGGATTGCTTCGACGCGGTCATCGTTATTTTGGACGAGATCGACAAGCTGGACAACAGCAACATTCTCATGCAGCTTTCGCGTGCGCGGGAGGCACAGAAGACAGACACCTACATCGGCGTCATCGGAATCAGTAACAAAGTCCAGTATCGGGAAACCCTCGACGAACGGATCGACAGTAGCTTCGGCCATCGAGAACTGTTCTTCCATCCCTACGACGCCTCCCAACTCCGCGAGATCATGCGCAACCGCGAGGACGCGTTCCAGCCCGATGTCCTCGAGGGTGGGACGATCGAACTCTGTGCAGCGCTCGCAGCCAAGAAACACGGAGACGCCCGGAAGGCGATCGAGATCCTCAAAGAGGCCGGCGAACTCGCACGGCGGACCGGCAGCGAGACCGTCTCGGAATCCCACATCCAGCAAGCACAGGAGGTCGCCGAGATCAACCGCATCGAGGAACTTACCAGCGGGGCGACCGTCCACGCGAAACTCGCCCTCTACGCGCTCGCGAGCCGCATCATTACCGGCGGGCGAGAGACGTACAAGACGCGGGAGATCTACGAACGCTACGTCGGGATCTGCGAACTCGTTGCTAACGATCCGATCACCGAGAACGGACTCTACCGCCAGCTCAAAGAACAGGCGTTTCTCGGCGTCATCGAGTCCGAAAAGACCGGCGGCGGGCGATCACAGGGCAGTTATCTCTTACATCGGCTCGTCACCGATCCGAAACACATCGTCAAGGCCGTCCGCCGCGATTCCTCGCTCGAGGAACTCCCGACGTACGACCAACTTCACGAAACCAGCCCGTCGGCGACGAACCGGGATCTCGACCTCGATTCCTTTGCGTAA